From a region of the Alnus glutinosa chromosome 1, dhAlnGlut1.1, whole genome shotgun sequence genome:
- the LOC133858559 gene encoding glycolipid transfer protein 1-like produces the protein MEGTVFTPALEGMKHVKSEEGEMLTKPFLEVCKQILPVIEKFGAAMALVKSDIGGNVSRLESKYSSNPSEFDHLYSMVRAEVAAKTAKGSSSCTNGLLWLTRAMDFLVELFRNLLEHRDWAMSQACSDSYSKTLKKWHGWLASSSFTVAMKLAPDRKKFMDVIGGSGDIYADIEKFCTTFSPLLEENHKFLASVGLDELKAS, from the exons ATGGAGGGGACTGTGTTCACTCCTGCTTTGGAAGGAATGAAGCACGTGAAGTCTGAGGAAGGTGAAATGCTGACCAAGCCTTTCTTGGAAGTCTGCAAGCAGATACTGCCGGTTATAG AAAAGTTTGGAGCTGCAATGGCCCTTGTTAAATCTGATATTGGTGGAAACGTATCG AGATTGGAATCTAAATATTCTTCAAATCCATCCGAATTCGACCACTTATATAGCATGGTGAGAGCAGAGGTTGCAGCTAAAACTGCAAAAGGATCATCCAGTTGCACCAATGGTCTTCTTTGGTTGACAAG AGCAATGGATTTCTTGGTGGAATTATTTCGCAACTTACTCGAGCATAGGGACTGGGCAATGTCACAGGCCTGTTCAGACTCCTACAGCAAGACCCTGAAGAAATGGCATGGCTGGCTTGCTAGCTCAAGTTTCACT GTGGCCATGAAGCTTGCTCCTGATAGAAAGAAGTTCATGGATGTTATTGGGGGCAGCGGAGACATTTATGCTGACATAGAAAAATTCTGCACAACCTTTTCCCCTCTTCTTGAGGAGAATCACAAGTTTCTG GCTAGCGTTGGCTTGGATGAGCTGAAGGCTTCATGA
- the LOC133873655 gene encoding large ribosomal subunit protein eL14y-like yields the protein MPFKRYVEIGRVALVNYGQDYGKLVVIVDVIDQNRALVHAPDMERSQMNFKRLSLTDIKIDIKRNPKKKELLDAMEKADVKKKWENSSWGRKLIVQKRRANLTDFDRFKLMLAKIKRAGLVRQELSKLKKENAS from the exons ATG CCTTTCAAGAGGTACGTAGAGATCGGGAGGGTCGCCCTCGTCAACTACGGCCAAGACTACGGCAAACTCGTCGTCATCGTCGATGTCATCGACCAGAACCGA GCTCTTGTTCATGCCCCCGATATGGAGAGATCCCAGATGAATTTCAAGAGGCTTTCTCTTACTGACATTAAAATTGACATCAAGAGGAACCCTAAGAAGAAGGAATTGCTCGATGCTATGGAGAAAGCTG ATGTTAAGAAGAAGTGGGAGAATAGTTCCTGGGGCAGAAAACTAATTGTTCAGAAGAGAAGGGCAAACCTCACTGACTTCGATAGGTTCAAGCTTATGCTTGCAAAGATTAAG AGGGCTGGACTGGTAAGGCAAGAGCTCTCGAAACTGAAGAAGGAGAATGCCTCTTAA